The DNA sequence CAAAGCTTACGGGATTCGGTTAGCACCTTAGAAAGCGACTTACGTGTGGAACGTGATCGTACGGATAGCATCTCATTTTTGGGCATAGATTTTCAAAAAAGCACGTATCACACCATGGTGTGGGTCATGATCTTTGTATTTGCCATTGCATTCATCGCCAGCTTCTTTGCCTACAAAAAATCTAAAATAGATACGGTAGAGCATCAGAAAACTGCCAATGAATTACAAGATGAATTGCAATCATTCAAAAAGAAATCGATGGAGAAAGAGCAATTGCTTAAAAGACAATTACTCGATGAGCAACTTAAAAGAAACTCTTAGTCTGTCTACAAGCAGATAACTGAAACATTATGTGGCGAACTTTGCTACTTATAGGTATTGGCGGAGGTGCAGGAAGCATCCTCCGCTTTCTTATTTCTCTCGGAGTAGGCCGTTATCTTTCCTCTCCATTTCCTTGGGGTACATTTGCCGTTAATGTTATCGGTTCTTTTTTCGCAGGAATCATCTTGTCTACATTCAATCATCATCAGGCAGATTCTCCCGAGTGGCGTCTATTTTTGATGACTGGTTTTTGTGGCGGATTTACTACTTTTTCTGCCTTCACAGCCGAAAACTTGGCCCTTCTGCAATCCGGCCAAATACTAATGGCTATCATTTACGTTCTTAGCAGCGTCTTAATAAGTCTTCTCGCGATATGGATTGGTTTTGCTTGCACATCGTAACCTAACAGTCCGTGTATTAGCCATTTTTCACGCAGCAGCCTCAAAGTACTATTTTCTTTTTTTATGTTTTGGTTTTCAACGGATAAAAGCTATTTTTGCAAACCAAAATACACCACGATAGAAGTGGCTGTATATGAATGAATAATTATATTTAGTCCTGTTAATATGCCCAATATTGGTAAAATAGCGCAGATTATCGGCCCTGTTGTTGACGTCAACTTCGCCGACAATGAAAATCTTCCGAAAATTTTTGACGCTCTGTACATTGAGAAAGAAAATGGTCAGCGTGTAGTTTTGGAAGTTCAAAAACACTTAGGTGAAGAACGTGTTCGTACCATTGCGATGGATGCTACAGAAGGTTTGGTTCGTGGTATGCAAGTAATTGACACCGGAGCGCCAATTAAAATGCCTATTGGAGAAGGTATTAAAGGTCGTGTATTTAACGTCGTTGGAGATGCTATCGATGGTATCCAAAATGTCGATAAAGAAAACGGTCGCAGTATCCATAATGTACCTCCTCGTTTCGAAGATTTGTCGACAGAAACAGAAGTGCTATTTACAGGTATTAAAGTAATCGACTTACTAGAGCCCTATGCAAAAGGTGGTAAAATTGGTTTATTCGGTGGTGCCGGTGTTGGTAAAACTGTATTAATTCAAGAATTGATCAACAATATCGCAAAAGGACACGGTGGTCTATCTGTATTTGCAGGTGTCGGTGAGCGTACACGTGAAGGAAATGACTTACTCCGTGAGATGCTAGAGTCTGGCATTATCAAATATGGCGACCATTTCATGGAAGGCATGGAAAAAGGTCAATGGCCATTGGACCAGGTTGATCATGAGTTGATGAAAGAGTCTAAATGTACTTTCGTTTTCGGACAAATGAACGAGCCTCCAGGTGCACGTGCACGTGTAGCCCTTTCTGGTCTTACTATCGCAGAGTATTTCCGCGATGGAGAAGGTGAAGGCCAAGGTCGTGACGTTCTTTTCTTTATCGACAATATCTTCCGTTTTACACAAGCTGGTTCTGAAGTATCTGCTCTTTTAGGCCGTATGCCATCAGCAGTAGGTTACCAACCTACGTTGGCTACAGAGATGGGTTTGATGCAAGAGCGTATTACATCAACTAAAAACGGATCTATCACCTCAGTGCAAGCAGTTTATGTACCTGCCGATGACTTAACTGACCCGGCACCAGCAACAACTTTTGCTCACTTAGATGCTACTACTGTATTGTCTCGTAAAATTGCGGAATTAGGTATTTATCCAGCGGTAGATCCTTT is a window from the Sphingobacterium sp. lm-10 genome containing:
- the crcB gene encoding fluoride efflux transporter CrcB, whose translation is MWRTLLLIGIGGGAGSILRFLISLGVGRYLSSPFPWGTFAVNVIGSFFAGIILSTFNHHQADSPEWRLFLMTGFCGGFTTFSAFTAENLALLQSGQILMAIIYVLSSVLISLLAIWIGFACTS
- the atpD gene encoding F0F1 ATP synthase subunit beta; translation: MPNIGKIAQIIGPVVDVNFADNENLPKIFDALYIEKENGQRVVLEVQKHLGEERVRTIAMDATEGLVRGMQVIDTGAPIKMPIGEGIKGRVFNVVGDAIDGIQNVDKENGRSIHNVPPRFEDLSTETEVLFTGIKVIDLLEPYAKGGKIGLFGGAGVGKTVLIQELINNIAKGHGGLSVFAGVGERTREGNDLLREMLESGIIKYGDHFMEGMEKGQWPLDQVDHELMKESKCTFVFGQMNEPPGARARVALSGLTIAEYFRDGEGEGQGRDVLFFIDNIFRFTQAGSEVSALLGRMPSAVGYQPTLATEMGLMQERITSTKNGSITSVQAVYVPADDLTDPAPATTFAHLDATTVLSRKIAELGIYPAVDPLDSTSRILSPAVLGDEHYNTAQRVKEILQRYKELQDIIAILGMDELSDEDKLTVTRARRVQRFLSQPFHVAEQFTGLKGVLVDIKDTIKGFNMIIDGEVDEYPEASFNLVGTIEDAIEKGKKLIAEAV